A section of the Piliocolobus tephrosceles isolate RC106 chromosome 14, ASM277652v3, whole genome shotgun sequence genome encodes:
- the LOC116418448 gene encoding uncharacterized protein LOC116418448 — protein MLPGPKSPVRSPHLSPGFFHRAQALEGRGCMGEKKAGIPRGERPPSAHARPPPQPAAQRLQPRPPRLPGGPRPLLRYSQEQGHRGGGGASPRRPLTCRGRGRRRCGCWPVAFTRVHASHLRHQLPQRRLNGPESQPRRRCRRRSCAAPARLPLGAR, from the coding sequence ATGCTGCCCGGCCCAAAATCTCCCGTCCGCTCGCCCCATCTTTCTCCGGGCTTTTTCCACCGGGCTCAAGCCCTAGAAGGGAGGGGGTGCATGGGAGAGAAAAAGGCAGGGATTCCGAGAGGCGAGCGGCCCCCTTCCGCCCACGCAAGGCCTCCCCCGCAACCTGCTGCCCAGCGACTGCAGCCTCGGCCCCCTCGGCTCCCGGGCGGGCCGCGTCCACTTCTCCGCTACAGCCAGGAGCAAGGCCACCGAGGGGGGGGCGGGGCGAGTCCCCGTCGCCCGCTCACCTGCCGGGGCCGCGGGCGCCGACGCTGCGGTTGCTGGCCGGTCGCCTTTACCCGCGTCCACGCAAGCCACCTGCGCCACCAGCTGCCGCAGAGGCGTCTCAACGGCCCGGAATCGCAACcgcgccgccgctgccgccgccgtaGCTGCGCTGCTCCCGCGCGGCTCCCGCTCGGCGCCCGCTAG